A stretch of the Clostridiales bacterium genome encodes the following:
- a CDS encoding mechanosensitive ion channel family protein translates to MDFSQMRIIAATRTTPVPSGSNQVVSEVKDAVSVAKDMASSFREQLPVLLFHLAMAVAVILLGILLVRLGRFIITRVIWRRSRKKGIVQRTDTVRSILSSVFGYVMYFLIAAIVLAIFGVDLGSILAAAGVVGIAIGFGAQTLVKDIISGLFIWGEGNLAVGDLVSINDLTGTVESISIRTTVMRNFNGNLYTIPNGDIRTVTNMSRGFRRAIVQVPCPYEENQERIVEMLRDEMKKAAVEIEGLKDVPDVMSIVAFDKHAVMAQVAVICPIGEHWRVERDIRSRIKARFDREGIMMPHYVIPESESK, encoded by the coding sequence ATGGATTTCAGTCAGATGAGAATCATCGCGGCGACCCGAACCACACCGGTACCCAGCGGGAGCAACCAGGTGGTCTCTGAGGTCAAGGATGCGGTAAGCGTGGCGAAGGACATGGCGTCTTCATTCCGGGAACAGCTCCCGGTCCTGCTATTTCACCTGGCGATGGCGGTGGCGGTGATCCTGCTCGGGATTCTGCTTGTGCGCCTCGGCCGGTTTATTATTACCCGGGTGATCTGGCGCAGAAGCAGGAAGAAGGGGATTGTCCAGCGGACGGACACGGTCCGCTCCATCCTGAGCAGCGTGTTCGGATATGTGATGTACTTCCTGATTGCGGCGATTGTGCTGGCTATTTTCGGTGTGGACCTGGGATCCATCCTGGCCGCGGCCGGGGTGGTCGGTATCGCGATCGGCTTCGGTGCCCAGACCCTGGTAAAGGACATTATTTCCGGCCTTTTCATCTGGGGAGAAGGGAACCTGGCAGTCGGGGACCTGGTGTCCATCAACGACCTGACGGGTACGGTGGAATCCATCTCCATCCGGACAACGGTGATGCGGAATTTCAACGGCAACCTGTATACCATTCCCAACGGGGATATCCGGACGGTGACCAATATGAGCCGGGGTTTCCGGCGGGCAATTGTCCAGGTACCGTGCCCGTATGAGGAAAACCAGGAACGGATTGTGGAAATGCTGCGGGATGAAATGAAAAAGGCCGCGGTGGAAATCGAAGGGCTGAAGGACGTGCCGGACGTGATGAGCATCGTTGCCTTTGACAAGCATGCCGTGATGGCGCAGGTGGCGGTGATCTGTCCGATCGGTGAGCACTGGCGCGTGGAACGCGACATTCGTTCGCGAATCAAGGCGCGGTTTGACCGAGAAGGGATTATGATGCCGCATTATGTGATCCCGGAGAGTGAAAGCAAGTAA